One Desulfobulbus propionicus DSM 2032 DNA segment encodes these proteins:
- a CDS encoding glycosyltransferase yields MPSLPVAVDASAGKRVWISWNRQRRNIGLARSVNATLYMSELRLPRCFRLVAECFNSWMIILREKPDICFVMNPSIFASWWMARLKKVYGFVLVTDLHTVNIRLEGLDEKIFLYFFRKGLRGSDVVIVTNPLYRQEILPFNQQVVCIPDQLPRLLSGSVCAKGLVAEGKGQVPLLVVSSFAEDEPLDELVSLDNELSPFHLYITGNWKKRYKTPPTTRHITFLGYVADDVYDELLHTVDGIIVLTTVEGCLCCGAYEALAAEKPLILSSTRALQDFFEDGPIYTEHEPAALMAAIKQLGREKTERRQKMIALKANIQRKFDQSVAQLEELLCKSFC; encoded by the coding sequence ATGCCCAGTTTACCTGTTGCCGTTGACGCGAGTGCTGGAAAAAGAGTTTGGATAAGCTGGAATAGGCAGCGGCGCAATATCGGCCTGGCCCGCTCGGTCAACGCCACACTATACATGTCGGAACTCCGGTTGCCCCGGTGCTTCCGCCTTGTGGCGGAGTGCTTCAACTCGTGGATGATTATCCTGCGCGAAAAGCCTGATATCTGTTTTGTGATGAACCCCTCCATTTTTGCAAGCTGGTGGATGGCACGATTGAAAAAAGTCTACGGATTTGTCCTGGTTACTGACCTGCACACCGTCAATATCCGCCTTGAGGGGCTTGACGAGAAAATTTTTTTATATTTTTTCAGAAAGGGACTTCGTGGCTCAGATGTGGTCATTGTTACCAATCCATTGTATCGTCAAGAAATCTTGCCGTTCAATCAACAGGTCGTCTGCATTCCCGATCAACTCCCCCGATTGCTGTCAGGATCGGTGTGTGCGAAGGGACTTGTGGCCGAGGGCAAAGGACAGGTTCCCCTCCTGGTGGTCAGTTCCTTTGCCGAGGATGAGCCCCTCGATGAATTGGTTTCCCTGGACAACGAACTCTCTCCGTTTCACCTCTACATCACAGGAAACTGGAAAAAAAGATATAAAACCCCTCCAACCACACGCCATATTACTTTTCTTGGCTATGTGGCCGATGACGTCTACGATGAACTGTTGCATACCGTTGATGGCATCATTGTTCTGACCACCGTCGAGGGCTGCCTGTGTTGTGGTGCCTATGAGGCGCTTGCCGCCGAAAAACCTTTGATCTTGTCAAGCACTAGGGCCTTGCAGGATTTTTTTGAAGATGGACCGATTTACACGGAACACGAACCTGCGGCTCTGATGGCGGCGATAAAGCAACTTGGCCGGGAAAAGACGGAACGACGACAGAAGATGATTGCTTTGAAGGCAAACATTCAGCGTAAATTCGATCAGAGTGTTGCTCAGCTTGAAGAATTGCTCTGTAAATCATTTTGTTAG
- a CDS encoding glycosyltransferase, protein MRANKKIHILHVVLTLDIGGLESLVMAMSRRIDKKKFTVSVLCLQYVDSQYKNEMERGGIPVYLIKKKGKFDFSFIAKIRKLLKEQQVDVLHSHSGCFFNAALASLFTGVAGVIYTAHGMPVEYGIKASLENAIAACLTTKLVAVSEEIKIHLESCYPFARRKIELIINGVDTEKFKPVSDEGDAASIRKQHGIPLNALVVGSVGRLEPVKNYQMLVRSFALANHNAQKPLHLVFIGDGGEQNTLVNLSRELGLEGNVSFLGMQYNLHLLVPMLDIFVLSSLSEGTSISLLESQSAGIPAVVTNVGGNNKIIEDGYNGFLCEVNDINAMASEIELMAKDDMLRHRMGRSSRHVVEEKFSLKHMMGLYEEHYVALHQSH, encoded by the coding sequence ATGCGCGCAAACAAAAAAATTCATATCCTCCATGTTGTGCTGACCCTTGATATCGGCGGGCTGGAATCGCTAGTGATGGCGATGTCCAGGCGCATTGACAAAAAAAAATTCACTGTTTCTGTGCTCTGCCTGCAATATGTTGATTCGCAATATAAAAATGAGATGGAGCGGGGTGGCATTCCAGTTTATTTGATAAAAAAAAAGGGGAAGTTCGATTTTTCTTTTATTGCGAAAATTAGAAAACTGCTCAAGGAACAACAAGTTGATGTCTTGCATTCCCACAGCGGCTGTTTCTTCAATGCTGCCTTGGCCTCACTTTTTACCGGCGTTGCCGGTGTGATCTACACGGCGCATGGCATGCCAGTCGAGTATGGGATTAAGGCCTCTCTTGAAAATGCTATCGCCGCTTGCTTGACCACCAAACTGGTGGCGGTCTCGGAAGAGATTAAAATCCACCTAGAAAGCTGTTATCCATTTGCCCGGCGCAAGATCGAACTGATCATCAATGGGGTGGATACGGAGAAATTCAAACCTGTTAGCGATGAAGGCGATGCAGCCTCGATCAGGAAACAGCATGGCATCCCATTGAATGCCCTAGTGGTCGGATCTGTCGGTAGATTGGAACCGGTAAAAAACTATCAGATGCTTGTGCGATCGTTTGCATTAGCCAATCACAATGCGCAAAAGCCGCTCCACCTCGTTTTTATCGGTGACGGCGGTGAGCAGAATACACTTGTCAATTTGAGCAGAGAACTAGGCTTAGAGGGAAATGTGAGTTTTCTTGGCATGCAGTATAATCTCCATCTTCTGGTCCCCATGCTCGATATCTTTGTGTTGAGTTCTTTATCGGAGGGTACATCCATCTCTCTGCTTGAAAGTCAGTCGGCAGGCATTCCGGCGGTGGTCACCAATGTCGGGGGCAATAATAAGATCATCGAGGATGGGTATAATGGCTTTCTTTGTGAAGTGAATGACATCAACGCCATGGCCAGTGAAATCGAGCTCATGGCAAAGGATGATATGCTGCGCCACCGCATGGGCCGCAGCAGCCGCCATGTGGTGGAGGAAAAGTTCAGTCTGAAACATATGATGGGTTTGTATGAAGAACACTATGTTGCTTTACACCAGTCTCACTGA
- a CDS encoding IS5 family transposase: MIQPGFFDLQDRLHKIDKNGDPLAKINETVNWEMFRPALEKARDKGRQSTVGPKGYDVILLFKILILQSLYNLSDDATEFQILDRHSFGRFLGLHISQKVPDATTIWRFREDLVKAGIVEELFATFDAHLRDNGFMAMKGQIVDASIVSVPKQRNSREENARIKEGDIPENWSENKRRRKDADARWTKKNGKSYYGYKNHISVDVKHKLIRSYAVTDAALHDSNVFEQLLADNTSKDVWADSAYRSADRLERLGQDGFREHIQRKGSRNRPLTPREQEGNRTRSKVRSRIEHVFGVQAQRAGNVLLRTIGIARARAKIGLRNLVYNIDRMGMLLAASR; this comes from the coding sequence ATGATCCAGCCCGGCTTTTTTGATTTGCAGGACCGATTGCACAAAATCGACAAGAACGGCGACCCACTTGCCAAGATCAACGAGACGGTCAACTGGGAGATGTTTCGTCCTGCGCTCGAAAAGGCCAGGGACAAGGGCCGGCAGTCTACGGTCGGGCCGAAGGGGTACGACGTCATCCTGCTGTTTAAGATTCTCATCCTGCAGTCGTTGTACAATCTGTCGGATGACGCGACCGAGTTTCAGATTCTCGACCGGCACTCCTTTGGGCGCTTTCTTGGTCTGCACATCAGCCAGAAGGTTCCCGATGCCACCACCATCTGGCGTTTTCGGGAAGACCTCGTCAAGGCCGGCATTGTAGAGGAACTGTTTGCGACCTTCGATGCGCATCTCCGGGACAACGGCTTCATGGCGATGAAAGGGCAGATCGTGGATGCCAGCATTGTCAGCGTGCCCAAACAGCGGAACAGCCGGGAGGAAAATGCCCGGATCAAAGAGGGCGACATCCCGGAGAACTGGTCCGAGAACAAGCGGCGTAGAAAAGACGCGGACGCGCGCTGGACCAAGAAGAACGGCAAGTCTTATTACGGCTACAAGAACCACATCTCGGTGGATGTGAAGCACAAGTTGATTCGCAGCTATGCCGTGACCGATGCGGCCCTGCACGACAGCAACGTGTTCGAGCAACTCCTTGCCGACAATACGAGCAAGGACGTCTGGGCGGATTCGGCCTATCGATCCGCGGATCGATTGGAGCGCCTCGGCCAGGATGGTTTTCGTGAACACATCCAACGCAAGGGGAGCCGCAATCGTCCCTTGACGCCCAGAGAACAGGAGGGCAACCGAACCAGATCCAAGGTCCGTTCGCGAATCGAGCATGTCTTTGGTGTACAGGCGCAGCGAGCGGGGAATGTACTGTTGCGCACGATCGGCATAGCCCGAGCCCGAGCAAAGATCGGCTTGCGCAACTTGGTGTATAACATTGACCGAATGGGGATGCTTCTGGCTGCAAGCAGGTGA
- a CDS encoding GNAT family N-acetyltransferase, with translation MLRIETITNIEDFGRIREMWNEFIRHYFPWAYFFDHDWLVKWIRAYLQEPRIFVFLVYDGQTLIGAVPLYIGKENFSGFPISRLALLGMGYGVEDLPIAGRHQEVLDLLFATINKTFRWHLANFSRFTPEFANSIAGIAHNRNIHIEERDIVNPVVRIEGTYADYFSGRSKNFRANVRKKTNRINSWGKMTVVHNDTSDLAALIGKVEAIGKESWQGEKGVNLAASEQGRRFLHDMVVNFHARGILDISFIELNGIPIAYLLGAVLDKTCFAIETAYLTKYFDASPGMLLHLYVLERLFDEKKVNLIDFGYDAAYKRKWTDDNRPEKQLILYNNALYPKLIRAVRNSSLYEKLQNLKKDR, from the coding sequence ATGCTGCGAATCGAAACAATTACCAATATAGAAGATTTTGGCCGTATCCGTGAGATGTGGAATGAATTTATTCGACACTATTTTCCCTGGGCCTACTTTTTCGATCATGATTGGCTGGTCAAGTGGATCCGGGCCTATCTTCAGGAACCACGTATTTTCGTTTTTCTGGTCTACGATGGGCAGACCCTGATTGGAGCTGTGCCCCTGTATATCGGTAAAGAGAATTTCAGCGGTTTTCCAATCTCCCGTCTCGCCCTGCTTGGCATGGGATACGGCGTTGAAGACCTGCCCATCGCTGGTCGGCACCAGGAAGTACTGGACCTGCTGTTCGCCACGATCAACAAAACATTCCGCTGGCATCTTGCCAATTTTTCCCGTTTTACTCCTGAATTCGCAAACTCCATTGCCGGGATTGCGCACAATCGAAATATCCACATCGAGGAACGGGATATTGTTAATCCGGTCGTTCGCATCGAAGGGACCTATGCAGACTACTTTTCCGGGCGTTCCAAAAATTTTCGGGCAAATGTCCGTAAAAAAACCAACCGAATCAATTCCTGGGGCAAAATGACCGTGGTGCACAACGACACTTCGGATCTCGCCGCCCTGATCGGCAAGGTCGAGGCGATAGGCAAGGAGAGTTGGCAGGGGGAAAAAGGGGTGAATCTGGCTGCCAGCGAACAAGGCCGCCGCTTCCTCCATGACATGGTGGTCAATTTCCATGCGCGCGGCATTCTCGACATCTCCTTTATCGAGCTTAACGGCATTCCCATCGCCTATCTGTTGGGAGCCGTGCTGGACAAAACCTGTTTTGCCATTGAGACCGCCTACCTGACGAAATACTTCGATGCCTCGCCCGGCATGCTTCTCCATCTCTATGTTCTGGAGCGACTTTTTGACGAGAAAAAGGTCAATCTGATCGATTTCGGGTATGACGCAGCGTACAAAAGAAAATGGACCGATGATAACCGTCCGGAAAAACAGCTCATTCTCTATAACAATGCTCTCTATCCAAAACTTATCAGAGCAGTGCGCAACAGTTCTCTCTATGAAAAACTTCAGAACCTGAAAAAAGACAGATGA
- a CDS encoding glycosyltransferase family 4 protein, whose translation MKARGQVSRNGLPVRVLDLRGTYKGGGGPDKTILNSAVLHDRQRVDVLVCYLRQPQDTEFQIAGQAARLKIRYQDLVDRCFLDLQCVRELERLIRRERIEVVHTHDDKTSLYGYLLKRRMPRLALMHTCHSHAEYGREHFLSFHAYLSFLLRKKIIIQLLKRHAKPVLTISENTKTRLVRGGLSGQDVAVLYNGIDTSFWSRQSVTPVLRRELGIDAPCLLVGTVARITYDKDLPTFYEVARRVQERLPAIRFVIVGDGYGNELAEARQQVDALGLSGLITFTGHRQDLKEVYASLDLFLMTSRTEGLPNTVLEAMAMKVPVVATNVGGVPELVQDQVTGLLAGAGDVASLSGAVLDLLQDSNRRQVYAAAGRQRIMQSFDFLQRVRAMEDFYAQFTCCR comes from the coding sequence ATGAAAGCAAGAGGACAAGTATCGAGGAATGGCCTGCCGGTGCGGGTACTGGACCTACGCGGCACCTACAAAGGAGGAGGTGGCCCGGACAAGACTATTCTCAATTCCGCAGTCTTACATGATCGGCAACGGGTCGATGTTTTGGTCTGCTATTTGAGGCAGCCCCAAGACACGGAGTTTCAGATTGCCGGCCAGGCTGCCAGGCTTAAGATCCGGTACCAGGATCTGGTCGATCGGTGTTTTCTTGACCTGCAATGCGTACGAGAACTTGAGAGGCTAATTCGACGGGAACGGATCGAGGTGGTGCACACCCATGATGATAAAACCTCCCTATACGGCTATCTGCTCAAGCGGCGCATGCCCCGTCTTGCCCTGATGCACACCTGCCACTCCCACGCCGAATACGGCAGAGAGCATTTCCTTTCTTTCCATGCCTATCTCTCCTTTCTGCTTCGGAAGAAAATCATCATCCAGTTATTGAAACGGCACGCCAAACCAGTGCTGACCATCTCCGAAAACACCAAGACTCGTTTGGTGCGGGGAGGCCTCTCCGGCCAAGATGTCGCCGTGCTCTATAATGGTATCGATACCTCCTTTTGGTCCCGACAGTCCGTTACCCCGGTTCTGCGCCGGGAGTTGGGCATCGATGCCCCCTGTCTCCTGGTTGGAACCGTTGCGCGTATTACCTATGACAAGGATCTGCCTACTTTTTATGAGGTGGCTCGCCGGGTGCAAGAGAGGCTGCCGGCAATCCGTTTCGTGATCGTCGGTGACGGCTATGGCAATGAGTTGGCCGAGGCCCGCCAACAGGTCGATGCCCTGGGCTTGAGCGGACTGATCACCTTTACCGGTCATCGGCAGGATCTGAAAGAAGTGTACGCCTCCTTGGATCTCTTTCTGATGACCTCGCGGACGGAAGGCTTGCCCAATACGGTACTCGAAGCCATGGCCATGAAAGTTCCTGTTGTGGCCACCAATGTGGGGGGGGTACCGGAATTGGTACAGGATCAAGTGACTGGCCTGCTCGCTGGCGCTGGGGATGTCGCCTCCTTGAGCGGGGCAGTGCTCGACCTGCTCCAGGACAGCAATAGGCGTCAGGTATACGCCGCAGCCGGCCGGCAGCGTATAATGCAATCTTTTGATTTCCTACAAAGGGTCCGCGCGATGGAAGATTTCTATGCCCAGTTTACCTGTTGCCGTTGA
- the asnB gene encoding asparagine synthase (glutamine-hydrolyzing), with amino-acid sequence MCGIAGATRNLLGSDPHQTLHWMNDAMLHRGPDMGEIHLDEAIGLCHRRLSIIDLSEDGRQPMSSSDGRFAIVFNGEIYNFPALRKELEKKGHLFRSRTDTEVLLALYQEEGTIGLQKIRGMYAYAIWDKEKKELFAARDRIGKKPLYFFHDGDRFAFASEIKSLLAIPSIKPKFDPTALVDYLKYLFIPHPKSIYSNIHKLAPGHFLLFKNGRVHIEEYWDVDFSETSNASEEELTEELLTIIEEAVQCRLLSDVPLGAFLSGGIDSSGVVALMNRLQPDPVITCTIGFKDKSYNEAEEAKTFAFSLGARHHEYYVEDEPAQVIKKLVWHFDEPFADSSMVPTYYVSQMARKNVTVALSGDGGDENFAGYGKYAIDQFENRVRQHVPSPLLRLLASFSGSMLSGSRVGKKLHSLSSSALLSPAQGFYVTNTFISDSQLQTLLAPELLAQVRDYDPAGHILGYYNRAHGPDHLAAILYTDLKLLLPGDFLVKVDRMSMANSLEVRSPLLDQKVIEFAARIPSRFKLHGREKKYILKNALRGVLPSQVLQRKKHGFESPINKWFRHELRSMAETYLLYNEAMASFFNIHAIKQLWEQHQTGKQDHGTLLWTLFVFALWQEQWIAGGAVHV; translated from the coding sequence ATGTGCGGAATAGCCGGGGCAACCCGGAATTTGTTAGGGAGTGATCCTCATCAAACTCTCCACTGGATGAATGATGCCATGCTGCATCGAGGTCCGGACATGGGAGAGATCCATTTGGACGAGGCCATCGGCCTTTGTCATCGTCGCCTGTCGATCATCGATCTCAGCGAAGACGGCAGGCAACCTATGTCGAGCAGTGATGGTCGGTTCGCCATTGTGTTTAATGGCGAAATTTATAATTTTCCTGCCTTGCGCAAGGAGCTTGAGAAGAAAGGTCATCTTTTTCGCAGTAGAACCGACACCGAAGTTCTATTGGCGCTTTATCAGGAAGAAGGCACGATTGGCCTGCAGAAAATCAGGGGCATGTACGCCTATGCCATTTGGGACAAGGAAAAAAAAGAGCTATTTGCGGCTCGAGACCGTATCGGCAAAAAACCGCTCTATTTTTTTCATGACGGTGACAGGTTCGCCTTTGCCTCGGAAATCAAATCCTTGCTTGCCATCCCTTCAATCAAGCCCAAATTTGACCCCACCGCCTTGGTTGATTATCTTAAATATCTCTTTATCCCTCATCCAAAAAGCATTTACAGCAATATTCACAAACTCGCTCCTGGGCATTTTCTGCTGTTCAAAAATGGCAGGGTCCATATCGAGGAGTATTGGGATGTTGATTTTTCCGAAACGAGCAATGCAAGTGAAGAGGAATTGACCGAAGAGTTGCTGACGATCATAGAAGAAGCGGTGCAATGCCGATTGCTTTCCGATGTCCCGCTGGGGGCGTTCTTGAGCGGCGGGATTGATTCCTCCGGTGTGGTGGCCTTGATGAACAGGTTGCAGCCGGACCCAGTCATAACCTGCACTATCGGTTTTAAGGACAAATCCTATAACGAGGCGGAAGAGGCCAAGACGTTTGCCTTCTCCCTGGGGGCCAGGCACCATGAGTATTATGTGGAGGATGAGCCGGCTCAGGTGATCAAAAAGCTGGTGTGGCATTTTGATGAGCCTTTTGCCGACTCATCCATGGTACCGACCTATTACGTTTCGCAAATGGCCCGCAAAAATGTGACCGTTGCCTTGTCAGGCGATGGAGGCGACGAAAATTTTGCCGGCTACGGAAAATACGCCATCGATCAGTTTGAAAACAGAGTTCGACAGCACGTACCGTCTCCCCTTCTTCGCCTGCTTGCCTCATTTTCCGGTTCAATGCTCTCCGGAAGCAGGGTGGGGAAAAAGCTCCACTCCCTTAGTTCGTCCGCCCTGTTGAGTCCGGCTCAGGGATTTTATGTCACCAATACCTTTATCAGCGACAGCCAGTTGCAGACGCTGCTTGCCCCGGAGTTGTTGGCACAGGTCAGGGACTACGATCCAGCTGGGCATATCCTTGGTTATTACAATCGGGCCCATGGGCCAGATCATCTTGCTGCTATTCTCTACACAGATCTTAAATTGCTGCTCCCTGGCGACTTTCTTGTCAAGGTAGATAGGATGAGCATGGCCAATTCCCTGGAAGTCCGATCACCGCTTCTCGATCAAAAAGTGATCGAGTTTGCCGCTCGCATTCCCTCTCGGTTCAAGCTGCACGGCCGCGAAAAAAAATATATCCTGAAAAATGCGTTGCGCGGTGTTTTGCCATCACAGGTCCTGCAGCGCAAAAAACACGGATTCGAATCTCCCATCAACAAGTGGTTCCGCCACGAATTGCGTTCAATGGCCGAAACGTATCTTCTGTACAATGAGGCCATGGCCTCATTTTTCAACATCCATGCCATCAAGCAACTATGGGAGCAACACCAGACCGGCAAGCAGGACCACGGCACCCTCCTGTGGACCCTATTTGTCTTTGCCCTCTGGCAAGAACAGTGGATTGCAGGCGGTGCTGTTCATGTTTGA
- a CDS encoding DegT/DnrJ/EryC1/StrS family aminotransferase — translation MNIKFVNLRRQYLSLKDEIDGALRRVIENSAFIGGEEVSRFEENFAAACGTRFCVGVGNGTDALFIALKAMGVGQGDEVATVANSYFATSEAIVMAGARPVFVDCDPVTFTMDVQKLAACLKERIEVKKKRVKAILPVHLYGRMAAMDPILDLARHYGLRVIEDCAQAHLAEYRGKKAGSLGDAGCFSFYPSKNLGAFGDAGAITTNDPVLAADMRMFANHGQASRYDHRMAGINSRLDGLQAAVLNVKLPFLLQWSKSRRTQAMLYHRLLGDIDGLLLPDIPSDGSHVMHLYVVRVQHREQVMARLAEEGIPTVVHYPTALPNLPAHADLGYTPDDFPVASLLAREVLSLPMYPELKELEIVAVCDALRFIYNEG, via the coding sequence ATGAACATCAAATTCGTTAACTTGCGGCGGCAATATCTTAGCCTGAAAGACGAAATCGATGGGGCTTTACGCAGGGTCATCGAGAACAGCGCCTTTATCGGGGGCGAGGAGGTCAGCCGGTTCGAGGAAAATTTCGCGGCTGCCTGCGGTACACGATTCTGTGTCGGGGTAGGAAACGGCACAGATGCCCTCTTCATTGCTCTCAAGGCCATGGGCGTCGGGCAGGGCGATGAAGTGGCCACTGTGGCCAATTCCTATTTCGCCACTTCGGAAGCGATTGTCATGGCCGGAGCACGGCCCGTTTTTGTCGACTGTGATCCGGTCACCTTTACCATGGATGTGCAAAAACTTGCCGCATGCCTGAAAGAACGCATTGAGGTGAAAAAGAAAAGGGTCAAGGCTATATTGCCGGTCCACCTTTATGGCCGAATGGCTGCAATGGACCCGATCCTGGATCTTGCCCGGCATTATGGCTTGCGCGTGATTGAAGATTGCGCTCAAGCCCATTTGGCCGAATATCGTGGGAAAAAAGCAGGAAGCCTTGGCGATGCCGGCTGTTTCAGCTTCTACCCCAGTAAAAACCTCGGGGCCTTCGGCGATGCCGGCGCGATAACAACCAACGACCCCGTTCTGGCGGCGGATATGCGCATGTTCGCCAACCATGGCCAGGCCTCGCGTTACGATCACAGGATGGCCGGAATCAACAGCAGGCTGGATGGATTGCAGGCAGCGGTGCTTAACGTCAAGCTGCCCTTTTTGCTCCAATGGAGCAAATCCCGGCGCACGCAGGCCATGCTTTATCATCGTCTGTTGGGCGATATTGATGGCCTGTTGCTGCCGGACATTCCTTCGGACGGCTCTCATGTGATGCATCTCTATGTCGTTCGGGTACAGCATCGTGAACAGGTTATGGCTCGGCTTGCCGAGGAGGGTATTCCCACTGTTGTCCATTATCCGACCGCATTGCCGAATCTTCCTGCCCATGCCGATCTCGGATATACACCGGACGATTTCCCGGTTGCCTCTCTTCTGGCACGAGAAGTATTGAGCCTGCCCATGTATCCGGAATTGAAAGAACTTGAAATCGTTGCCGTTTGTGACGCTCTTCGCTTCATTTACAATGAAGGATAG
- a CDS encoding HAD family hydrolase, protein MTTLLCTDLDGPIINCEERYHRVYCDCVREFGGNALEQPKYWSLKRQRVKEADILRLSGVDESGLEPCNALRIARIEQNEYLAVDTLQEDIFAILAGLRPFFSGLFCITLRRNETALREQLRSLGIDRCFDAVLTGYNETEPGWKIKADLLRRHIGMTARIDGGWFVGDTETDLLAGRALGLQTAAMINGIRTEEYLRSRTPDLVVASLQEFAEHVRAGATYL, encoded by the coding sequence ATGACCACCCTGCTCTGCACCGACCTCGACGGTCCGATCATCAACTGTGAAGAACGCTATCATCGCGTGTATTGTGACTGTGTCCGAGAGTTCGGCGGCAACGCCTTGGAGCAACCCAAATATTGGAGTCTGAAACGGCAGCGGGTCAAGGAGGCGGATATTCTTCGTCTCAGCGGGGTGGATGAGAGTGGTCTTGAGCCGTGTAATGCCCTGCGAATTGCCCGGATCGAACAAAATGAATACCTTGCTGTCGATACCCTGCAAGAGGATATTTTTGCCATCCTTGCCGGTCTGCGCCCCTTCTTTTCCGGTTTGTTCTGCATCACCCTGCGAAGAAACGAAACCGCCTTACGAGAACAGCTCCGCAGCCTGGGGATTGACAGATGTTTTGATGCCGTGTTGACTGGCTACAACGAAACCGAGCCAGGATGGAAGATCAAGGCCGATCTTCTCCGTCGTCACATCGGCATGACGGCAAGAATCGACGGCGGCTGGTTTGTCGGGGATACGGAAACTGATCTGCTGGCCGGTCGTGCATTGGGGCTGCAGACCGCGGCGATGATCAATGGTATCCGGACAGAAGAGTACCTCCGGAGCCGCACACCTGATCTTGTCGTCGCATCCTTGCAAGAATTCGCCGAGCATGTGCGAGCGGGAGCGACCTACCTATGA
- a CDS encoding serine O-acetyltransferase, with protein MFENIKADIARLGDGKASWRALARGLLSQGFQAILVYRFFHWLHTLNIPAQPVRFLVERTIEITTGISIPAKCDIGKGLRIHHFGGVILHPTTRLGDNCTLYHHVTIGDRGGHGGAASIGNNVMIGAGAKIIGEITIGDGCKIGANAVVNCDMPPDSTATSPPIILKRRQE; from the coding sequence ATGTTTGAGAACATCAAGGCCGACATAGCCCGGCTCGGGGATGGCAAAGCATCCTGGCGCGCCTTGGCGCGCGGTCTGCTTTCCCAGGGATTTCAGGCGATTTTGGTGTACCGCTTTTTTCATTGGTTGCATACGCTCAACATACCTGCCCAACCTGTCCGCTTTCTGGTCGAACGGACAATCGAGATCACCACCGGGATCTCCATCCCTGCAAAATGTGACATTGGCAAAGGCCTGCGAATTCATCATTTTGGCGGAGTCATACTCCACCCCACCACCAGGCTGGGAGACAACTGCACCCTCTACCATCATGTCACCATCGGTGACCGCGGAGGGCACGGTGGCGCGGCCTCTATCGGCAACAATGTGATGATCGGTGCAGGTGCCAAGATCATTGGCGAAATTACCATTGGCGATGGATGCAAGATCGGCGCCAATGCGGTTGTCAACTGTGACATGCCCCCTGATTCTACCGCCACATCTCCGCCGATCATTTTGAAAAGACGTCAGGAATGA